A genomic window from Candidatus Zixiibacteriota bacterium includes:
- a CDS encoding FlgD immunoglobulin-like domain containing protein, with the protein MRYRSVLFLSLALTLSLTSVAAPPNDMAAPTAPTTMTIDKTSFIDANKILMFVTNFGNFGRDLDAVFGHDYGTFYPYIGTEYIEDGRLIASPLYAAGLWFGAIDSATGETRVVISEYGSEYTPGPMEAGTFQPDCPEFQVYKLYHDSLQTNPNSDYLNWPVDQGAPVDEYGRPLMRGHQTLWTVFNDADPAKHTNDAGDTNPLGIEVRLMAWAMDEPGVEVIPGTDELAVTQVGTTTAGVTVRVVDPMSLTGHDYMVVIDSSETLGPVWHLIDQTTALTVRENIPVTVVDTVLGLEISVDLGVSAFSSFEVVANAAGVLDPPEPGALAFAGFPVPTEYDPSGYISDRQQSTDDGQWAIHTDDNGGTSGGGTRGSYDAFLDRVTRTGANYEAIGCYDYEMRFTGSYDNYGTNGSYVFEWYNDENVFWVPFELWQIGIGTPDDPSDDVRLIPIVIDDGDDDTYNLESYGSSLDLTCAAGCEHSASGGDDDPFTDWTYWIRPVDSSPGEAGYLAAETDMLAGTFGTNVDSHYATEILARIVLINWNGGVIPPFTMDLPEQGTIFRICTTKEQPRDTFTFTATAMPDITTGDEGLNIYLEYWVHNKGGRTLNNSYISLWSDPDLGGAGDDLVGCDSLNNLFFCYNADDDDTDYGTNPPAMGFKYLVGPLVPWQGETADFYGEPLINHKDIGMTGFIKYFNGTDPDNFSETYQSMQTITKGGDPYIYDGHVLMYMHSGDPVAATGDLDMYPADRRMMGNSGPFTFRPGDSLYMLIRMTAKHGTDYLNAITELKRVLNLPVDLMTDVPGETPGQLPDKFAVKQNYPNPFNPSTTIQYSLPERTHVTIDIYNLLGQKVRQLVDEMQTAGEHTVLWDGNDEGGNGVATGMYFYRVKAGDFIDNKKMLLVK; encoded by the coding sequence ATGCGTTATCGCAGCGTCTTATTTTTGTCCCTTGCCCTCACACTAAGTCTCACATCCGTAGCGGCGCCACCAAACGACATGGCCGCTCCGACCGCTCCGACAACAATGACTATCGATAAAACATCTTTCATCGACGCCAACAAAATTCTCATGTTCGTAACCAATTTCGGCAACTTCGGTCGTGATCTTGATGCTGTGTTCGGCCATGACTATGGAACATTTTATCCGTACATCGGCACCGAATACATCGAAGATGGCCGTCTGATAGCCTCTCCCCTTTATGCCGCCGGACTGTGGTTCGGGGCTATCGACTCAGCCACCGGCGAGACAAGGGTTGTCATTTCGGAATACGGCAGCGAGTATACGCCGGGACCGATGGAGGCAGGCACGTTCCAACCGGATTGTCCGGAATTCCAAGTCTACAAGCTCTACCACGACAGCCTTCAGACCAATCCGAATTCCGATTATCTCAACTGGCCGGTCGATCAGGGAGCGCCGGTCGATGAGTACGGCCGCCCGCTGATGCGCGGTCATCAGACCCTCTGGACTGTCTTCAACGACGCCGACCCCGCCAAGCACACTAACGACGCCGGTGACACCAACCCGCTGGGCATCGAGGTACGCCTGATGGCGTGGGCGATGGACGAACCCGGTGTCGAAGTCATACCCGGGACCGACGAGTTAGCCGTTACCCAGGTCGGCACCACGACCGCCGGTGTGACAGTCAGAGTTGTGGACCCAATGTCACTGACAGGCCATGACTACATGGTAGTAATCGACAGCAGCGAAACGCTCGGCCCGGTGTGGCACCTGATTGACCAAACCACGGCACTTACGGTCCGTGAAAATATCCCCGTCACCGTCGTGGACACAGTTCTTGGATTGGAAATATCAGTCGATCTCGGTGTTTCCGCCTTCTCCAGTTTCGAGGTCGTAGCCAACGCCGCGGGAGTTCTGGACCCACCGGAGCCCGGCGCTTTGGCGTTTGCCGGTTTCCCGGTACCAACCGAATATGACCCCAGCGGCTACATAAGCGATCGCCAGCAATCCACTGACGACGGTCAATGGGCTATTCACACCGATGACAACGGCGGCACCAGCGGCGGCGGGACTCGCGGCTCCTACGACGCCTTTCTGGACCGGGTCACCCGCACCGGAGCCAATTACGAAGCGATTGGTTGCTACGATTACGAAATGCGCTTCACCGGATCGTACGATAACTACGGTACCAATGGCAGCTACGTGTTCGAGTGGTACAACGACGAAAACGTCTTCTGGGTACCGTTCGAACTCTGGCAAATAGGAATAGGTACACCCGATGACCCCAGCGATGATGTGAGGCTGATACCAATCGTCATTGATGACGGCGACGATGATACATACAATCTGGAGAGCTATGGCTCTTCCCTCGACCTTACCTGCGCGGCTGGCTGCGAACACTCCGCCTCGGGCGGCGACGATGATCCCTTTACTGACTGGACCTACTGGATTCGACCGGTGGATAGCTCCCCCGGTGAAGCCGGCTACCTCGCGGCCGAAACCGATATGCTGGCCGGCACTTTTGGCACGAACGTCGACAGTCACTACGCCACCGAGATTCTGGCGCGGATCGTATTGATCAACTGGAACGGCGGCGTGATACCGCCATTTACTATGGATCTTCCCGAACAGGGAACGATCTTCAGAATCTGCACTACCAAAGAACAGCCTCGCGATACCTTCACCTTCACCGCCACGGCCATGCCGGATATTACCACCGGCGACGAAGGCCTGAATATCTACCTCGAGTACTGGGTTCACAATAAAGGTGGAAGAACTCTCAACAACTCGTACATCTCTCTCTGGTCGGATCCCGACCTGGGCGGCGCAGGCGATGACTTGGTCGGCTGTGATTCACTTAATAACCTCTTCTTCTGTTACAACGCCGACGATGATGATACCGACTATGGAACCAATCCGCCTGCGATGGGATTCAAGTACCTCGTCGGACCGCTGGTTCCCTGGCAGGGAGAAACGGCGGATTTCTATGGCGAGCCCCTGATCAATCACAAAGATATCGGCATGACCGGTTTCATAAAATACTTCAACGGCACAGATCCGGACAATTTCTCGGAAACATACCAATCCATGCAAACCATCACCAAGGGCGGCGATCCATACATATACGACGGACACGTCTTGATGTATATGCACTCGGGTGACCCGGTAGCAGCAACCGGCGATCTTGACATGTATCCGGCCGACCGCAGAATGATGGGCAATTCCGGGCCGTTTACGTTCCGACCGGGTGACAGCCTGTATATGCTGATCCGCATGACAGCTAAACACGGCACCGATTATCTCAACGCTATCACCGAGCTAAAGAGAGTGCTCAACCTGCCGGTGGATTTGATGACCGATGTTCCCGGAGAAACGCCCGGCCAACTTCCGGATAAGTTCGCTGTCAAACAGAACTATCCCAACCCCTTCAACCCATCAACCACGATTCAATACTCTCTGCCCGAGAGAACACATGTGACTATCGACATCTACAACCTGCTCGGCCAGAAAGTCCGTCAACTGGTCGATGAAATGCAGACGGCGGGTGAACACACGGTCTTATGGGATGGCAACGACGAAGGCGGTAACGGTGTGGCTACCGGTATGTACTTCTACCGCGTCAAAGCCGGAGATTTTATCGACAATAAAAAGATGTTGCTGGTGAAATAA
- a CDS encoding FlgD immunoglobulin-like domain containing protein: MRGTYLTAILVVFAAIAAAAPPPGEAEQPTPAVILEYDNNVFIDANNILMFITNHGQFGRDLANVFGYSYGTWFPYTGDTAAIADNLNGAGEHSPQYAAGLWIAGVDGADIKVAICSQNTDEYTPGPMADSSFVPDDPAYKVYKLYSDSLEGNPNSDYTNWPEGQGAPVDALGNPVMLGDQMLWSVFNDANPARHTVTGGKTPPLAVEIRHTTYAYDRTDYRGYVVFLRYKLYNRGPNTLTDCYVGIWADPDIGNSSDDLTGCDTTSDIFYAYNGYSTDAQYGSNPPAMAYKILKGPIVPSVNDTAYFDGYLIPDCKNLRLESFRRYGTADGPTDSSETYNIMRGLLKDGSPLVIGGTWDVPGDPIEEEGSYDLGPGDRAMLGCCGPFNFNPGDSQYVLVALACGQGTDYKNSITVAINILNQITDFPLDAPPVQSRTLPSSFIVKQNYPNPFNPVTIIEYSLPARAQVNISIYNILGQRVTTIVDSEQPAGTHTAVWDGRDQSGAPVSSGFYFYRVSAGELIDTKKMLLLK; encoded by the coding sequence GTGAGGGGTACATACCTAACCGCCATTCTTGTCGTTTTTGCCGCGATCGCTGCGGCCGCACCGCCGCCCGGTGAAGCGGAGCAACCGACACCCGCCGTTATTCTGGAATACGATAACAACGTATTTATCGACGCTAACAATATCCTGATGTTCATCACCAATCACGGTCAATTCGGCCGTGACCTCGCCAATGTATTCGGATATAGCTATGGCACCTGGTTCCCCTACACCGGAGATACAGCGGCTATTGCCGATAACCTCAACGGCGCGGGTGAGCATTCGCCCCAATATGCCGCCGGTCTGTGGATAGCGGGTGTGGATGGCGCCGATATCAAAGTGGCTATCTGCTCGCAAAACACCGATGAATACACTCCCGGCCCGATGGCCGACAGCTCTTTCGTCCCCGATGACCCGGCCTACAAAGTCTACAAACTCTACTCCGACAGCCTCGAAGGCAATCCCAACAGCGACTATACCAACTGGCCCGAAGGTCAGGGGGCGCCAGTCGACGCTCTGGGTAATCCGGTTATGCTCGGCGACCAGATGCTCTGGTCGGTTTTCAACGACGCCAATCCCGCCCGTCACACCGTGACCGGGGGAAAAACTCCGCCGCTCGCTGTCGAAATCCGGCATACCACCTACGCCTACGATCGTACCGACTATCGAGGTTATGTCGTGTTCCTTCGCTATAAGCTCTACAATCGCGGTCCGAACACTCTGACCGATTGCTATGTCGGCATCTGGGCCGACCCTGATATTGGCAACTCCTCCGATGACCTGACTGGCTGCGACACAACCAGCGATATCTTCTATGCCTATAACGGCTACAGCACCGACGCTCAGTACGGTTCAAATCCGCCCGCTATGGCCTACAAAATTCTCAAAGGGCCAATCGTCCCTTCCGTAAACGACACGGCCTACTTCGATGGATACTTGATTCCGGATTGCAAAAACCTCCGCCTGGAATCCTTCAGGCGATACGGCACCGCGGATGGACCCACCGACAGCTCCGAGACTTACAATATCATGCGCGGACTTCTCAAGGATGGCTCCCCTCTTGTCATCGGCGGCACCTGGGACGTACCCGGAGATCCTATCGAAGAGGAAGGTTCCTATGATCTGGGTCCGGGCGACCGCGCCATGCTCGGCTGCTGCGGTCCGTTCAACTTCAACCCCGGTGATAGTCAATATGTGCTGGTCGCTCTAGCCTGCGGCCAAGGGACCGACTACAAGAACTCAATAACCGTCGCGATAAACATCCTCAACCAGATTACTGACTTCCCGCTCGACGCTCCCCCTGTCCAGTCGCGCACACTGCCTTCGAGCTTTATCGTCAAACAGAACTACCCCAACCCCTTCAACCCTGTCACCATCATTGAATATTCCCTGCCTGCCCGCGCTCAGGTTAATATCAGTATTTACAATATTCTCGGGCAACGCGTGACGACCATCGTCGATTCCGAACAACCGGCCGGAACTCACACTGCCGTTTGGGATGGCAGGGATCAATCGGGAGCACCCGTATCGAGTGGCTTCTACTTCTATAGGGTAAGCGCCGGTGAGTTGATCGATACTAAGAAAATGTTACTCCTGAAGTAA
- a CDS encoding FlgD immunoglobulin-like domain containing protein translates to MKLVNLITYIWLLTLTISATAAPPDDKNLTISSTATLTIDNTTFIDANQILMFVTNHGAFGRDISGVFGYLYGVGTWWPYTGDTSLIRANIDSIAYKSPLYAAGLWMGGIDSATGETRVVISEYSSEYVPGPMVGGTFLPDEPAFRNYKLYIDSLETNPNTDYLSWPIDQGAPLDDMGNPYMLGRQMLWSVYNDADPSAHTNDAGETAPLGVEVQQTFWAGDELGEDTIYYNTVFDVTQIGTSGVQVTAYIADRAALTGDDYRVVFEDTILADTTIDPVEGTIIDTLYYYAWHLENITTAQRVLEWQYPDSLSEVVDGFRVRVSSAPGGFSGFEVVANASGSLPSPLPGAMASMGFPTPGDVDPGSDQQVGDAIWLFHTSDNGGTSGGGTRADFDAFISRVTRDGNNDSARGYYDYEMRFTGSYDNPGVNGSYVIEFYNDDNVFWVPFELWQTGVGTPEDPSDDVRLIMFVIDDYTDSWTGNDAYGLESWGSTADGTCSGDCEHSVSDGDDDPFTDWIYWIRPVDDSPGESGYLAAETDMLAGTFVDNYGDHYGAELMARTVLVGLNAGKEPPFAMDYPEQGTVFRITTTKPFTPPDTFTFTADTPPYYVTTLEGSSVYIKYKLYNRGNRVIKDMYLGYWSDPDLGQGGDDFVGCDTLNNIWFCYNYDNDDTYYGPAPPVLGFKVLYGPVVPAAGQTAYFDGQPMADFENLGLTAFVKFIGGEDPDSYSQTYGFLQGLTKSGEPYTYDGDTLTYIFSGDPVTGVGDLDIAPADRRMLGVSGPFDFRPGDSQFVLIKMAVGQGTSNLNSITEVKAILNEPFDPLTDVIAGGPEPLPRKFSVSQNYPNPFNPTTTIQYALPERAKVTLDIYNILGQKVRRLVDETQPAGTHTVVWDGRNETNQPVATGLYFYRMTTGDFQESRKMILLK, encoded by the coding sequence ATGAAACTCGTTAACTTAATCACTTACATCTGGCTTCTCACATTGACAATCTCAGCAACAGCGGCTCCGCCGGATGACAAAAACCTCACTATATCCTCAACCGCAACCCTCACCATAGACAACACGACTTTCATCGATGCCAACCAGATCCTCATGTTCGTCACCAATCACGGCGCTTTCGGCAGAGACATCTCCGGCGTCTTTGGCTATCTCTACGGCGTCGGGACCTGGTGGCCATATACAGGGGATACATCTTTGATAAGAGCCAACATAGACAGTATCGCCTACAAATCACCCCTGTATGCCGCGGGTCTATGGATGGGCGGTATCGACTCTGCCACTGGAGAGACACGTGTGGTAATATCCGAGTATTCCAGTGAGTATGTCCCCGGCCCAATGGTGGGCGGTACATTCCTGCCCGATGAACCGGCCTTCAGAAACTACAAACTATACATCGACAGCCTCGAAACCAATCCCAACACCGACTACCTCAGTTGGCCGATTGACCAGGGCGCCCCGCTCGATGACATGGGCAATCCCTATATGCTCGGACGACAGATGCTCTGGTCTGTTTACAACGACGCCGACCCTTCGGCTCACACCAACGATGCCGGAGAAACAGCGCCTCTCGGCGTAGAAGTCCAGCAGACATTCTGGGCCGGCGATGAACTCGGTGAAGACACCATTTACTACAATACCGTGTTTGATGTAACCCAGATTGGCACCTCCGGTGTGCAGGTAACCGCCTACATTGCGGACCGCGCGGCTCTCACAGGCGATGATTACCGGGTAGTTTTCGAAGACACTATCCTGGCCGATACCACCATCGATCCCGTCGAAGGCACCATCATCGACACCCTCTACTACTACGCCTGGCATCTGGAAAACATCACCACCGCACAGCGCGTTCTTGAGTGGCAGTATCCGGACAGCCTTTCGGAAGTTGTAGATGGATTCAGAGTCAGGGTAAGCTCCGCGCCGGGTGGGTTCTCCGGTTTCGAAGTTGTAGCCAACGCGTCAGGTTCACTGCCATCTCCGTTGCCGGGCGCCATGGCATCAATGGGCTTTCCCACGCCCGGTGACGTTGATCCCGGTTCCGACCAGCAGGTCGGCGATGCTATCTGGCTGTTCCATACCTCCGACAATGGCGGCACCAGCGGCGGCGGCACCAGAGCCGATTTCGACGCCTTCATATCGCGCGTCACCCGTGATGGCAACAACGACTCAGCACGCGGCTATTATGACTACGAAATGCGCTTCACCGGCTCTTATGACAACCCCGGTGTCAATGGCAGCTACGTCATAGAATTTTACAACGATGACAACGTCTTCTGGGTACCGTTCGAACTGTGGCAAACCGGTGTCGGCACCCCCGAGGACCCGAGCGATGACGTCCGCCTCATTATGTTCGTCATTGATGATTACACCGATTCCTGGACCGGCAACGATGCCTACGGCCTCGAAAGCTGGGGCTCGACAGCCGACGGTACTTGCTCGGGCGATTGCGAGCACTCTGTCTCCGATGGCGATGATGACCCGTTCACCGACTGGATCTACTGGATAAGGCCGGTCGATGACTCCCCGGGCGAGTCCGGCTACCTCGCCGCCGAGACTGACATGCTGGCCGGGACTTTTGTCGATAATTACGGAGACCACTATGGCGCCGAACTAATGGCGCGCACTGTGCTCGTCGGCCTCAACGCCGGCAAAGAGCCACCCTTCGCTATGGATTATCCCGAACAAGGGACGGTTTTCAGAATTACGACCACCAAGCCATTCACCCCTCCCGATACCTTTACATTCACCGCGGACACCCCCCCCTATTACGTCACCACGCTCGAGGGTTCGTCGGTTTATATCAAATACAAGCTCTACAACAGAGGCAATAGGGTCATTAAGGATATGTATCTGGGCTACTGGAGTGATCCGGACCTCGGCCAGGGCGGCGATGATTTCGTCGGATGCGATACGCTCAACAACATATGGTTCTGTTATAACTACGACAACGATGATACCTATTACGGCCCTGCTCCGCCGGTCCTCGGATTCAAGGTGCTCTATGGTCCGGTGGTCCCTGCCGCCGGTCAAACGGCCTATTTTGACGGCCAACCTATGGCTGATTTCGAAAACCTCGGATTAACCGCGTTCGTGAAGTTCATCGGAGGAGAGGACCCGGACAGTTACTCGCAAACTTACGGCTTTCTGCAAGGCCTGACAAAATCGGGTGAGCCATACACTTACGACGGCGATACTCTCACTTACATATTCAGCGGCGACCCGGTAACCGGAGTCGGCGACCTTGATATCGCCCCCGCCGATCGCAGAATGCTTGGGGTCAGCGGACCGTTCGATTTTCGACCCGGTGACAGCCAATTCGTGCTGATAAAAATGGCCGTGGGACAAGGAACCAGCAACCTGAATTCAATCACCGAGGTCAAAGCCATCCTCAATGAACCGTTCGATCCGCTCACCGATGTTATCGCCGGCGGCCCGGAGCCTCTTCCTCGGAAATTCTCCGTCAGCCAGAACTACCCCAACCCATTCAATCCGACCACGACCATTCAATACGCGCTGCCTGAACGGGCGAAGGTGACTTTGGATATTTACAACATCCTCGGACAGAAAGTCCGCAGATTAGTGGATGAAACCCAGCCAGCCGGGACTCACACCGTTGTGTGGGACGGAAGAAACGAAACCAACCAGCCCGTAGCGACCGGACTTTATTTCTACCGCATGACAACGGGAGACTTTCAAGAGTCCAGAAAAATGATACTGTTGAAATAA
- a CDS encoding dockerin type I domain-containing protein, protein MLKKTSTILIVSLLMFVLLATSAFAAQSKSKGTLSPSARIKASANALAYSFTDERPAGATGALQQGRIPIGAVAYSSAAISPGRTVGDTWYDQQHNGSMGRMIETGPHSGQTGATTVHFSWMYSPDATIEERSYAYNAYISGTHQYAGAYVLHSWEYSGYVNIDVTPDNRGIVGGHTDVHGLVKYQPQMHFDDCSTCEDFAAFTRLPDSLAVYGQEGGNTEATWPKFFLQFGTDTVLHVVAGNDYGAYYMSLMYFRCVGYEGQGIWDYPPYVFDTVRDIAYDITAQRMDDRVGITWMAHPPYEEPWCDTCSGNTPTAYLDWGVGQMDNDVYVQVSNDQGANWEPKQNLTKVPIGEAALKGYCDNSILLDQEGYLHVIWHAHPWPSDPDLTMNWGGDGFFWPDKSRLMHWSENVPYLRTICDHTYDPSDSCGSPGWAMTVAKPTLSECDGKLYAIWSQFNDVPGGIIDDCADWRWDDWNNYYWGGANAEIWVSVSDDGGLTWDRQRNLTNSYTPYCDPEIGEDCQSDYWASMSRWGRQVQAGEDWSAADIVDPSGGSSPTNWYLDIQYVNDLEAGRAISTDDYEGEFTNNPIKWFRMPCVEPVPNPIPVFSLSSIGFPAWEKPGVEFDTLLLIENVGNANYNYTVSFEEDNGTAGWLGVSGLSGTCPSGLDNVETGAIVINQGGIVDYAVILTGRVTFSCTEIETPTVIDIEFLVADTLIFPDYDTVHTSCIALICGNNGNVGGNGYPGVTMDYIRDGDCDTTALNYMFEGSPLIGWVNGDDTVVNYYMWGGNWANEEGLLPQGGMIATKVCDNLNAEVFHSGVFSSNDSTIAMEKVVVAPLDDCPFIIEYLKVYSYDGLAHSGLLVGEAIDWDIPWDYRDDDTAGDYWDVNNYGGFDAPRALVYQQGYEASGDWDTLYPFDCQLNNERYGGNAFVASYFNGSFAAGGPYSAFVQENDSLQETDGWFEGKLYYELMGTGFKATDSIEDLHTAMCFDPSLDLGATDYYEVVTVLATVHQGTLADLQAAVDAGKTWYTNNGGIAMFADVDGAGGIDMCQGCCELVGDLNGDDYLDPLDVTFYVNWLWKGGPAPSCCAEADINGDCFTDPLDLTAMVNYIWKGGLPPASSCDMSCWLTCTGSCD, encoded by the coding sequence ATGTTGAAAAAGACTTCTACAATCCTCATTGTTTCGCTTCTGATGTTCGTGCTTTTGGCGACTTCAGCTTTTGCCGCACAATCCAAGAGCAAAGGCACACTCTCGCCGAGCGCGCGGATTAAAGCTTCTGCCAACGCCCTGGCGTACTCGTTCACCGATGAAAGGCCGGCCGGCGCCACCGGCGCGCTTCAGCAGGGACGGATCCCGATCGGGGCCGTCGCCTATTCCTCGGCGGCTATCTCGCCAGGCCGAACGGTCGGCGATACCTGGTACGACCAGCAGCATAACGGCTCGATGGGTCGCATGATCGAAACCGGTCCTCACTCCGGACAGACGGGCGCAACAACCGTCCACTTCAGCTGGATGTACTCTCCCGATGCTACCATCGAGGAACGTTCATATGCCTATAATGCATACATCAGTGGTACTCATCAGTATGCCGGCGCTTATGTGTTGCACTCCTGGGAATACTCCGGATATGTCAATATCGATGTAACCCCGGATAACCGTGGTATCGTCGGTGGCCACACCGATGTTCACGGCCTCGTGAAATATCAGCCGCAAATGCATTTCGATGATTGCTCAACGTGCGAAGATTTCGCGGCTTTTACACGCCTGCCTGATTCTCTGGCCGTTTATGGGCAGGAAGGCGGCAATACCGAGGCTACCTGGCCCAAGTTCTTCCTGCAGTTCGGTACCGATACCGTGCTCCATGTCGTGGCCGGCAATGATTACGGCGCCTATTATATGTCCCTCATGTATTTCCGCTGCGTCGGATACGAAGGACAGGGTATCTGGGATTATCCGCCCTATGTTTTCGACACGGTTCGCGATATTGCCTATGATATCACTGCCCAGAGAATGGACGACCGCGTGGGTATCACCTGGATGGCCCACCCTCCATATGAGGAGCCATGGTGCGATACCTGCTCGGGCAACACTCCGACCGCCTATCTCGACTGGGGAGTCGGCCAGATGGATAACGACGTCTATGTGCAGGTGTCCAACGATCAGGGTGCCAATTGGGAACCCAAACAGAACCTGACCAAGGTGCCGATTGGCGAAGCAGCCCTTAAAGGATATTGCGATAACTCTATTTTGCTCGATCAGGAGGGTTATCTGCACGTCATCTGGCACGCCCACCCGTGGCCCTCAGATCCTGACCTCACCATGAACTGGGGCGGCGATGGATTCTTCTGGCCTGATAAATCCCGCCTGATGCACTGGTCCGAAAACGTACCATACCTCAGAACAATTTGCGATCACACCTATGACCCGAGCGACAGCTGCGGTTCGCCCGGCTGGGCCATGACAGTTGCCAAACCCACTCTGTCTGAGTGCGACGGCAAACTGTACGCTATCTGGTCGCAGTTCAATGATGTCCCCGGAGGTATCATCGACGACTGTGCCGACTGGCGCTGGGATGACTGGAACAACTACTATTGGGGCGGAGCCAACGCCGAAATCTGGGTGTCTGTCTCCGACGACGGCGGACTCACCTGGGATCGTCAGCGTAACCTGACCAACTCTTATACTCCGTACTGCGATCCCGAGATCGGCGAGGACTGCCAGAGCGATTACTGGGCCTCTATGTCTCGCTGGGGCCGTCAGGTCCAGGCAGGGGAAGACTGGTCTGCCGCCGATATCGTCGACCCGTCAGGTGGATCATCACCGACCAACTGGTATCTTGACATACAGTATGTCAACGATCTCGAGGCCGGACGAGCCATCAGCACCGACGACTACGAAGGCGAATTCACCAACAACCCCATCAAGTGGTTCAGAATGCCTTGCGTGGAGCCGGTCCCCAACCCCATTCCTGTATTTTCTCTGTCTTCTATCGGCTTCCCGGCATGGGAGAAACCGGGCGTGGAATTCGATACCCTGCTCCTGATCGAAAACGTCGGTAACGCCAACTACAATTATACCGTGTCGTTCGAGGAAGACAACGGCACCGCCGGCTGGCTGGGCGTATCCGGACTCTCGGGTACATGCCCCTCCGGTTTGGACAATGTCGAAACCGGAGCCATCGTCATCAACCAGGGCGGAATTGTCGACTACGCGGTCATTCTTACCGGACGAGTAACCTTCAGCTGTACCGAAATCGAAACACCGACCGTTATCGATATCGAGTTCCTCGTTGCCGATACTCTCATCTTCCCCGACTACGATACCGTTCATACCAGCTGTATCGCTCTGATCTGCGGCAACAACGGTAACGTTGGCGGCAATGGCTATCCCGGCGTCACTATGGACTATATCCGCGACGGTGACTGTGATACCACTGCCCTCAACTATATGTTCGAAGGCTCTCCGCTGATCGGATGGGTCAACGGCGATGACACTGTAGTGAACTACTACATGTGGGGTGGAAACTGGGCTAACGAAGAGGGTCTGTTGCCTCAGGGCGGCATGATCGCCACCAAGGTGTGCGACAACCTCAATGCCGAGGTATTTCATTCCGGTGTCTTCTCCTCTAACGACTCGACCATCGCTATGGAGAAAGTCGTCGTGGCCCCGCTCGATGACTGCCCGTTCATTATTGAGTACCTGAAGGTATATTCCTACGACGGTCTCGCTCACTCCGGCCTGCTGGTCGGTGAGGCTATCGACTGGGATATTCCCTGGGATTACCGCGATGATGATACGGCCGGCGACTACTGGGACGTCAACAACTACGGCGGTTTCGACGCCCCGAGAGCTCTCGTTTACCAGCAGGGTTACGAAGCTTCGGGCGACTGGGATACCCTGTATCCTTTCGACTGCCAGCTCAATAACGAGCGCTATGGCGGTAACGCCTTTGTAGCTTCGTACTTCAACGGCTCGTTCGCGGCCGGTGGACCCTACAGCGCATTCGTTCAGGAGAACGACTCGTTGCAGGAAACCGACGGCTGGTTTGAAGGTAAGCTCTACTACGAACTCATGGGTACCGGCTTCAAGGCTACCGACTCGATCGAAGATCTGCACACGGCAATGTGCTTTGACCCGAGCCTCGACCTCGGCGCGACTGACTATTACGAGGTCGTCACGGTCCTGGCTACGGTACACCAGGGCACCCTGGCCGACCTGCAGGCCGCAGTCGACGCCGGTAAGACCTGGTATACAAACAATGGCGGCATCGCCATGTTCGCCGATGTCGATGGCGCCGGCGGTATCGATATGTGCCAGGGCTGCTGCGAACTTGTCGGCGATCTAAACGGCGACGATTACCTGGACCCGCTTGATGTCACCTTCTATGTCAACTGGCTATGGAAGGGAGGCCCCGCGCCGAGCTGTTGCGCGGAAGCCGACATCAACGGAGACTGCTTTACCGACCCGCTCGACCTGACTGCAATGGTCAATTACATCTGGAAAGGCGGTTTGCCGCCGGCCAGTTCCTGTGATATGTCTTGCTGGCTGACATGCACCGGGTCATGCGATTAA